The following are from one region of the Prevotella communis genome:
- a CDS encoding MATE family efflux transporter, producing MAEQSLKRQLKVLTIPVFIEMALVMLLGAVDTVMLSRYSDNSVAAVGLDNQLISLVFLVYQFFSMGAAILCAQYIGAGLRKRLVQVVGMALVVNLMLGMGVSALLYFKAEALLQLMGLRPELMGDGVVYLKITGALSFFQALSLTFSASLRSADKVVYPMVVTGIVNVLNIIGNYALIFGRLGCPQLGVEGAAIATAASRAVAMVLLAAIHFKVHIPRFPLSYFRPMPWQELGNLLRIGVPAMSENISYSLSQVVITYFINQISNEALAARTYCFNMITFVFLFCISITQGGGILVGHLVGQQRHQAAYVLGNYFFRWSMIITLTGSALLALSGRGVLSAFTDNEEIIAMGVWVFVVDFFLEIGRTSNIFAVGTLRATGDAIYPVVIGIIFQWSIAVGLSYVIGIPLGYGLVGMWIGFALDENIRGIILMRRWRSGKWRDKGFVK from the coding sequence ATGGCTGAACAATCCCTGAAAAGACAACTGAAAGTGCTCACCATACCAGTGTTTATCGAGATGGCACTGGTGATGCTGCTGGGTGCCGTGGACACCGTGATGCTGAGTCGCTATAGCGACAACAGCGTGGCCGCGGTGGGACTGGACAACCAGTTGATATCACTGGTATTCCTAGTGTATCAGTTCTTCTCGATGGGTGCCGCCATCCTCTGTGCACAGTATATCGGTGCCGGACTGAGGAAGCGACTGGTGCAGGTGGTGGGCATGGCGCTGGTGGTGAACCTGATGCTGGGAATGGGCGTGAGCGCCCTACTCTACTTCAAAGCGGAGGCCCTGCTACAACTGATGGGACTAAGACCAGAACTGATGGGCGATGGCGTGGTGTATCTGAAGATAACAGGTGCGCTGTCGTTCTTCCAGGCCCTGTCGCTCACCTTCTCGGCCTCGCTACGCAGTGCCGACAAGGTGGTGTATCCGATGGTGGTGACGGGTATCGTGAACGTGCTGAACATCATTGGCAACTATGCCCTGATATTCGGACGCCTGGGCTGTCCGCAACTGGGTGTAGAGGGTGCCGCCATTGCTACTGCCGCGAGCAGGGCCGTGGCTATGGTGCTGCTTGCCGCCATCCATTTCAAGGTACACATACCACGTTTCCCCCTGAGCTATTTCCGTCCGATGCCCTGGCAGGAACTGGGAAACCTGCTGAGGATTGGTGTGCCAGCCATGAGCGAGAACATCTCCTATAGTCTGTCGCAGGTGGTGATCACCTATTTTATTAATCAGATCAGCAATGAGGCACTGGCTGCCCGCACCTACTGCTTCAACATGATTACCTTCGTATTCCTGTTTTGCATCAGCATCACACAGGGCGGCGGCATACTGGTGGGACACCTCGTGGGCCAACAGCGGCATCAGGCGGCCTACGTGCTGGGCAACTATTTCTTCCGCTGGTCCATGATTATCACGCTGACAGGCTCGGCCCTGCTGGCACTGTCGGGACGCGGCGTGCTCAGCGCCTTTACGGACAACGAGGAGATTATCGCCATGGGCGTATGGGTGTTTGTGGTGGATTTCTTCCTGGAGATAGGACGCACGTCAAACATCTTTGCCGTGGGCACCCTGCGCGCTACGGGTGATGCCATCTATCCCGTGGTGATAGGCATCATCTTCCAGTGGAGCATCGCCGTGGGGCTGAGTTATGTCATCGGCATCCCCCTGGGCTACGGACTGGTGGGTATGTGGATAGGCTTTGCCCTCGACGAGAATATACGCGGCATCATCCTGATGCGCCGCTGGCGCTCAGGAAAATGGCGCGACAAAGGATTTGTGAAGTAA
- a CDS encoding penicillin-binding transpeptidase domain-containing protein codes for MKNTDELQVLGSDTKQKSWKWIAVVVSVILLAIACLLYNRCSSTDRSLPMTQEGSTISPALQYVADSLLQDKLKEINGLQGQVIIMNVQTGEVLAMVGRERDYEGEFQPCKNFAYQQEQGSLVKTASLLVALETGKVTLDDVVDTKDGVWIIDDDRTLRDHNWRRGGYGLMTLERALEVSSNIGISKTIWNLFKGHEQDYFNKFDSMNYGQPDSIVGIENLSPTSYHTPKDSDWINKDIIWSSIGYNRKMAAIQMLTFYNAIANNGKMVKPTLQPGITKVINEQIASRKNIESIQQALEHVVSQGLGKLAGSKRIKVAGKTGTTQVGEYYEGENTVSEYHLAFCGYFPADKPKYSMIVSLNKLGLPASGGAMAGEAFHNIVEWMIDNEMIK; via the coding sequence ATGAAGAATACTGACGAACTACAGGTGCTTGGTAGTGACACCAAACAAAAAAGCTGGAAATGGATAGCCGTTGTTGTAAGTGTGATTCTACTGGCAATTGCTTGTCTTTTATATAATAGGTGTAGCTCTACAGATCGTTCCTTACCGATGACTCAGGAAGGATCTACCATTTCACCTGCATTACAATACGTTGCAGACTCATTGCTACAGGATAAGCTAAAAGAAATAAACGGCCTGCAAGGTCAGGTAATTATCATGAATGTTCAGACAGGTGAGGTTCTTGCTATGGTTGGTCGTGAGCGTGACTATGAAGGAGAGTTTCAGCCTTGTAAGAATTTTGCCTATCAGCAGGAACAAGGTTCTTTGGTAAAGACTGCGTCACTTCTTGTCGCATTGGAAACTGGGAAGGTCACATTAGATGATGTCGTAGATACAAAAGATGGTGTCTGGATAATTGATGATGACAGAACATTGAGAGACCACAATTGGCGAAGAGGTGGATATGGCTTGATGACACTGGAACGTGCCTTGGAGGTCAGTTCAAATATCGGAATAAGTAAGACCATCTGGAATTTGTTTAAAGGTCACGAACAAGATTATTTCAACAAATTTGACTCTATGAATTATGGACAACCTGACAGCATTGTTGGAATAGAAAACTTAAGTCCAACATCCTATCATACTCCCAAAGACTCCGATTGGATAAACAAGGATATTATTTGGAGCTCTATAGGTTACAATCGGAAAATGGCAGCAATACAAATGCTGACTTTTTATAATGCCATCGCTAATAATGGAAAGATGGTGAAGCCAACGTTACAGCCTGGGATTACAAAGGTGATAAATGAACAGATTGCTAGCAGAAAGAATATTGAATCAATACAGCAAGCATTAGAGCATGTTGTTAGTCAAGGCTTGGGGAAACTTGCTGGCAGTAAACGCATAAAAGTTGCAGGAAAGACAGGCACAACACAGGTAGGAGAATACTATGAAGGAGAGAATACTGTCTCAGAATATCACCTTGCATTCTGTGGCTACTTCCCTGCTGATAAACCTAAATACAGCATGATTGTAAGTCTGAATAAGCTCGGACTACCTGCAAGTGGTGGCGCAATGGCTGGTGAGGCTTTTCATAATATCGTTGAATGGATGATTGATAACGAAATGATAAAATAA
- a CDS encoding LytTR family DNA-binding domain-containing protein, giving the protein MSNKVLIISNSNELVRIRPERIVYVESDGNYSTLVLHDKTEQVFTMNLAHCQQLMEEQLGKEAMTFIRLGKQLIVNRAYIFKINPNKQQLFMSNSEVNIAFELQASKEALKQLKTLLESEKGKEDRL; this is encoded by the coding sequence ATGAGCAACAAGGTACTAATCATATCAAACTCAAACGAACTGGTCAGGATAAGACCTGAACGAATCGTTTATGTGGAGTCAGACGGGAACTATTCCACTTTGGTGTTGCATGATAAAACAGAACAGGTGTTTACTATGAACCTTGCTCACTGTCAACAACTGATGGAGGAACAGCTGGGTAAGGAGGCTATGACTTTCATCCGTTTAGGTAAGCAGCTGATAGTAAACAGAGCATACATCTTTAAGATTAATCCGAATAAACAACAGTTATTTATGTCTAATTCGGAAGTGAATATTGCTTTTGAGTTACAGGCTTCTAAGGAGGCATTGAAACAGTTGAAGACTTTGCTTGAATCAGAGAAGGGAAAGGAGGATAGACTATGA
- a CDS encoding glycoside hydrolase family 25 protein, translating into MKKKLLWIISILLVFLAIWGLTKFDLQQKRTVDGIDLSHHNTVTDWDKVNVKFIYAKATEGKSHKDSKYNSYRKNATKRGIPFGAYHFLSTNVSAKKQFQNFKNAVPKGSTTLIPMLDIEGKLSISNDNLHALVGGWIKECHDYYGVYPLLYFSPSHYKRLMGTPNFWKCQIWFGAIDSRWDIITFNTAKIVQFKMDKVDGISGRIDCNHLNGSLDDIKMN; encoded by the coding sequence TTGAAGAAAAAACTACTTTGGATTATTTCAATTCTATTAGTCTTTTTGGCTATTTGGGGGCTGACAAAGTTTGATCTACAGCAGAAGAGAACAGTCGATGGCATAGATCTTTCCCATCACAACACGGTTACTGACTGGGACAAGGTGAATGTGAAGTTTATCTATGCCAAAGCTACAGAGGGTAAATCTCACAAGGACAGTAAATACAATTCCTACAGGAAAAATGCAACGAAACGTGGGATACCTTTTGGAGCATATCACTTCCTCTCTACCAATGTGTCTGCTAAGAAACAGTTCCAGAACTTTAAGAACGCAGTACCAAAAGGCAGCACCACACTCATTCCCATGCTTGATATTGAAGGTAAACTTTCTATATCAAATGACAATTTGCATGCTTTGGTTGGTGGTTGGATCAAGGAATGTCACGATTACTATGGGGTCTATCCACTGCTATACTTCAGTCCGTCTCATTACAAAAGATTAATGGGGACTCCTAACTTCTGGAAGTGTCAGATATGGTTTGGAGCAATTGACTCCCGTTGGGATATAATAACATTCAATACAGCGAAGATTGTCCAGTTCAAAATGGATAAGGTCGATGGAATTTCAGGAAGGATTGACTGTAACCATCTGAACGGATCTCTGGATGATATAAAAATGAACTAG